One window of the Candidatus Chryseobacterium colombiense genome contains the following:
- the greA gene encoding transcription elongation factor GreA gives MASYVTKEGLDKMKAELEQLETIERPKITQQIAEARDKGDLSENAEYDAAKEAQGMLEMRISKLKDVISTSKIIDESQLDTSKVSILTTVRLKNNGTKQEQVFTLVPDNESDLKAGKISVNTPIAKGLLGKVVGETAEITLPNGNKLSFEVLEITL, from the coding sequence ATGGCAAGCTATGTTACAAAGGAGGGATTAGACAAAATGAAAGCTGAGCTAGAACAGTTGGAAACTATTGAAAGACCTAAAATTACCCAGCAGATTGCAGAAGCTAGAGACAAAGGAGATTTGTCTGAAAATGCTGAATACGATGCCGCTAAAGAAGCGCAGGGTATGCTTGAAATGAGGATTTCTAAATTAAAAGATGTTATTTCTACTTCTAAAATTATAGATGAAAGCCAATTAGATACTTCTAAAGTTTCAATTTTGACAACAGTGAGACTTAAAAATAATGGCACAAAACAGGAGCAGGTATTTACTTTAGTTCCGGATAACGAAAGTGATCTGAAGGCAGGGAAAATTTCTGTCAATACACCTATTGCTAAAGGACTATTAGGAAAAGTAGTGGGAGAAACGGCTGAAATTACTTTACCAAACGGAAACAAACTGTCTTTCGAAGTATTGGAAATCACTCTGTAA
- a CDS encoding TlpA disulfide reductase family protein, with the protein MKKILLLSGMMTALSIHAQFSVTIQAPEGFKEQDAILYTLNGSKDIIVTKGQKKNNVWTFKYPKAYSGMMKAYFPNTNNSVSFISENKNVSLKLDADGAKVKDIVYLDDANILMSSIQELSQKKEVILPALSQIKEYYKDNTEFGKALKTEIGRLAGNDMADVSKFPFVSYYNTNYNKYLSAQNTKKASQDDIINFIDKSSDMLETSSLLRPILVAYLNNGGNTNVTGSVDKLLDRLKVETPRGQTVLSELIDIFDVYDMSEFKNKYLTLAKNLKCTITDRLASTIKSNANVELGAVFPNYKFQSPVNTDAKSIHDVKADRKIIVFWSSTCSHCESELPQLLAKYKELQAKKVQVIGLSLDTDKASYTSKIAAFPWINDSELKGWNSSYSDTYNIHATPTYFILDANNKIISKPEHVGNVLEYFNAK; encoded by the coding sequence ATGAAAAAGATACTTTTATTGTCTGGGATGATGACTGCATTATCCATCCACGCTCAGTTTTCAGTGACTATTCAAGCACCGGAAGGATTCAAAGAACAAGATGCCATTTTATACACGCTTAACGGATCCAAAGACATTATTGTTACAAAAGGACAGAAGAAAAATAATGTGTGGACATTTAAGTATCCTAAAGCCTATTCTGGAATGATGAAGGCTTATTTTCCTAATACCAATAATTCAGTTAGTTTTATTTCTGAAAACAAGAATGTCAGCTTAAAACTTGATGCAGATGGTGCTAAAGTAAAAGATATCGTTTATCTTGATGATGCCAATATTTTAATGAGCAGTATTCAGGAGTTATCCCAGAAGAAGGAAGTCATACTTCCTGCATTATCCCAAATAAAAGAATATTATAAAGATAATACTGAGTTTGGAAAAGCTTTAAAAACAGAAATAGGAAGACTTGCCGGAAATGATATGGCAGATGTATCAAAGTTTCCTTTTGTAAGCTACTATAATACCAATTATAACAAATACTTATCAGCCCAAAATACTAAAAAAGCTTCTCAGGACGATATCATTAATTTTATTGATAAGTCAAGTGATATGCTTGAAACATCTTCTCTACTGAGACCTATATTAGTCGCTTATTTAAATAATGGAGGGAATACGAATGTTACAGGATCAGTAGACAAGTTATTGGATAGATTAAAAGTGGAAACTCCCCGAGGACAGACCGTTTTGTCTGAACTGATTGACATATTTGATGTATATGATATGTCTGAGTTTAAGAATAAGTATTTAACTCTTGCTAAAAATCTTAAATGTACCATTACAGACAGATTGGCTTCTACAATAAAATCAAATGCAAATGTAGAATTAGGAGCTGTTTTTCCTAATTATAAATTCCAGTCTCCGGTAAATACAGATGCAAAATCAATTCATGATGTGAAGGCTGATAGAAAGATTATTGTTTTCTGGTCATCTACATGTTCGCATTGTGAAAGTGAGCTTCCGCAACTGCTTGCAAAATATAAAGAATTACAGGCTAAAAAAGTTCAGGTTATAGGCTTGTCTTTAGATACAGATAAAGCTTCATATACGAGTAAAATAGCAGCATTTCCTTGGATCAATGATTCGGAATTGAAGGGCTGGAACAGTTCTTACTCGGATACCTATAATATTCATGCTACACCTACCTATTTTATTTTAGATGCTAACAATAAGATAATCAGTAAGCCAGAGCACGTAGGGAATGTTTTAGAATATTTTAATGCAAAATAA
- a CDS encoding HIT family protein — protein sequence MSTIFTKIINGEIPAYKIAEDENFVAFLDAMPLVKGHTLVVPKKEVDLIFDLDSEDYKNLWGFAQEVAKKVKNAIPCIRVGVAVVGLEVPHAHIHLIPLNKMEDMNFRNERLKLSVEEYTEIQHSIINS from the coding sequence ATGAGCACAATATTCACTAAAATAATTAACGGCGAAATACCGGCTTATAAAATTGCTGAAGATGAAAACTTTGTTGCATTTTTAGATGCAATGCCTTTGGTAAAAGGACATACTTTGGTAGTTCCTAAAAAAGAAGTCGATCTGATTTTTGATCTGGATAGCGAAGACTATAAAAACCTTTGGGGATTTGCTCAGGAAGTCGCTAAGAAAGTTAAAAATGCAATTCCTTGTATAAGAGTGGGAGTTGCAGTGGTAGGACTGGAAGTTCCACATGCTCATATTCATTTGATTCCTTTAAACAAAATGGAAGATATGAATTTCAGAAATGAAAGATTAAAATTATCTGTAGAAGAATATACAGAAATTCAACATTCAATTATTAATTCTTAA
- a CDS encoding T9SS type A sorting domain-containing protein → MKKNLLTIALLATMCSVQAQLLHVDNTANVYVSQGTLVYSGGGVQTKGTGTVENHGNFMIQGASTDVFRNLDASGTEIITGNTGGSFVNKLNQPANFTLRNTAVQGDQTVPLTTLNYTYGQLYISGIPQNKITGVVNQEFRSVNHGAYQQIGLPFWGKDFSTLSELGKTFNTTRWSQNEALVWNNALTVFDNLPSATLGTTARPAYSYYILGGGGTGSAWANNGLATTRTVIGQPVSDLDNFQVTLSGAGSTVNYGAGGSAINGYNEKYNTYLGDYFAYSRNNIWDGTDFGKNLYFFSNPYLTNLDLNNLITPGDPDFITNLYGIRFEPTAGGTTYVAGSGGSAISFKFVTRSGNVWVGDTEYLNVRPFGSFVIKLNNNTASPAPTLNFANLRRFNYNSRATTTPYSPTANKNGTNNTTGSVKQLAVIGLDSNGKELARTYYVVSPSSINGHSVNATSQVGNSNTYDLGTYEEDAVNGGYDPNYQNSYWLYINEANDSFVGKNIKMVRYTSNISSFQFFIKENGSAPANGVHDLSTGIGFYFKGPNGVLQPISQGQTIAATGNAEQEYDLYYGLPSSVLGSSDIVKTPSRTVVAYNPAIDDYIVKFDPKWKKAAIQVFDMSGKLVVSDKNVDATSDYTIRLQKKLKTVYVVKIVSDKGETVQTKIER, encoded by the coding sequence ATGAAAAAAAATTTATTAACTATAGCACTTTTGGCTACGATGTGTTCTGTTCAGGCGCAGCTACTACATGTCGACAATACAGCCAATGTTTACGTAAGTCAAGGTACCTTGGTTTATAGTGGAGGTGGAGTACAAACGAAAGGAACTGGAACCGTTGAAAACCACGGAAACTTTATGATTCAAGGAGCATCAACTGATGTTTTCAGAAATCTAGACGCATCAGGTACTGAAATTATTACAGGAAATACGGGAGGTTCTTTCGTTAATAAACTTAATCAGCCGGCTAATTTTACATTGCGTAACACTGCTGTTCAAGGAGATCAGACTGTTCCTCTTACGACTCTGAACTACACTTATGGTCAGCTTTATATTTCCGGTATTCCACAAAATAAAATTACAGGTGTTGTAAATCAAGAGTTTAGATCTGTGAATCACGGCGCGTATCAACAAATTGGACTTCCTTTTTGGGGAAAAGATTTTTCTACGCTGTCTGAATTAGGAAAAACATTTAATACAACAAGATGGAGCCAAAATGAGGCTCTTGTTTGGAATAATGCTTTAACAGTATTTGATAATTTACCTTCAGCAACTTTAGGAACTACAGCCCGACCGGCTTATTCATATTATATCTTAGGTGGAGGAGGTACAGGTTCTGCATGGGCTAACAATGGTCTGGCAACTACTAGAACAGTAATCGGACAGCCTGTATCTGACCTGGATAACTTCCAAGTAACTTTATCAGGAGCTGGTTCTACAGTAAATTACGGGGCAGGAGGAAGTGCTATCAATGGTTATAACGAAAAGTATAATACTTATTTGGGCGATTATTTTGCCTATTCAAGAAATAATATTTGGGATGGTACAGATTTCGGGAAAAATCTTTATTTCTTCAGTAATCCTTACCTAACTAATCTGGATTTAAATAATCTTATAACTCCAGGGGATCCTGATTTTATAACTAATTTGTACGGAATAAGATTTGAGCCAACAGCTGGCGGAACAACTTATGTAGCCGGATCCGGCGGGAGTGCAATCAGCTTTAAATTTGTTACCAGATCAGGTAACGTTTGGGTAGGTGATACGGAGTATTTAAATGTAAGACCTTTTGGTTCTTTCGTAATTAAATTGAATAATAATACGGCTAGTCCGGCTCCAACTTTAAATTTTGCAAACCTTAGAAGATTTAATTATAATTCTAGAGCTACAACAACACCTTATTCACCTACGGCAAATAAGAACGGGACGAATAATACTACAGGAAGTGTTAAGCAATTAGCGGTGATTGGATTGGATTCTAATGGAAAAGAGTTAGCGAGAACTTATTATGTAGTATCTCCTTCTTCTATTAATGGACACTCTGTTAATGCAACTTCTCAAGTTGGTAATAGTAATACTTATGATTTAGGTACATACGAAGAAGATGCAGTAAATGGAGGATACGATCCAAATTATCAAAACAGCTATTGGTTATATATTAATGAAGCTAATGATAGTTTTGTAGGGAAAAATATTAAGATGGTAAGATATACTTCTAATATATCTTCATTTCAATTTTTTATAAAAGAAAATGGAAGTGCACCTGCTAACGGCGTACATGATTTATCTACTGGTATTGGTTTCTATTTTAAAGGACCGAATGGTGTTTTGCAGCCAATTAGTCAAGGTCAGACTATAGCTGCAACCGGTAATGCAGAACAAGAATATGACTTATATTACGGTCTGCCGTCTTCTGTATTGGGCTCTTCCGATATAGTAAAGACACCTTCAAGAACTGTTGTTGCCTATAATCCTGCAATTGATGATTACATTGTGAAATTCGATCCTAAATGGAAAAAAGCTGCAATTCAGGTATTTGATATGAGTGGGAAATTAGTAGTTTCTGACAAAAATGTTGATGCTACATCTGATTATACAATTAGATTACAGAAAAAGTTAAAAACTGTTTATGTGGTTAAAATTGTTTCAGATAAAGGAGAAACAGTACAAACTAAAATTGAAAGATAA
- the clpX gene encoding ATP-dependent Clp protease ATP-binding subunit ClpX has translation MNSNQCSFCGRKRNEVQMLISGQNGFICENCIEQAHSIVKDSASKTGYSPAESIDELKKPKEIKGFLDQYVIGQDQAKKQLSIAVYNHYKRLLHAKDENREVELEKSNIIMIGETGTGKTLLAKTIARELNVPFCIVDATILTEAGYVGEDVESILSRLLMVADYDVEKAEKGIVFIDEIDKIARKSDNPSITRDVSGEGVQQGLLKLLEGSIVNVPPQGGRKHPDQKYIQVNTQNILFIAGGAFDGIKEIIERRMNKQAIGFSSEKINKVDENEYVLRNINAIDLRSFGLIPELLGRFPIITYLEKLTKETMVRIMQEPKNSIVNQFVELFKMDGIQLTFTDEAVEKIVEETMEKGLGARGLRGTTEKVLEDYMFEIGEQKEIILTADNILVTK, from the coding sequence ATGAACTCAAATCAATGTTCATTCTGCGGAAGAAAAAGAAATGAAGTACAGATGCTGATTTCCGGGCAGAATGGTTTTATTTGTGAAAACTGTATCGAACAAGCGCATTCAATTGTAAAAGACAGTGCTTCAAAAACAGGATATTCGCCTGCAGAAAGTATCGATGAATTGAAAAAGCCAAAAGAAATTAAAGGTTTTTTAGATCAGTATGTAATCGGTCAGGACCAGGCCAAAAAACAGCTTTCCATAGCAGTATACAATCATTATAAAAGATTGCTTCACGCCAAAGATGAAAACAGAGAAGTGGAGCTGGAGAAATCAAACATCATTATGATTGGCGAAACCGGAACCGGAAAAACATTGTTGGCCAAAACAATTGCCCGTGAGCTGAATGTTCCGTTTTGCATTGTGGATGCAACGATTCTTACTGAAGCTGGATACGTTGGAGAAGATGTAGAAAGTATTCTGTCAAGGCTTTTGATGGTGGCAGATTATGATGTTGAAAAAGCAGAAAAAGGAATTGTATTTATTGATGAAATAGATAAAATCGCCAGAAAATCTGATAATCCGAGCATCACAAGAGATGTTTCCGGGGAAGGTGTACAGCAGGGTTTACTTAAATTACTGGAAGGAAGTATCGTCAATGTTCCGCCACAGGGAGGAAGAAAACATCCTGATCAGAAATACATCCAGGTAAATACCCAGAATATTTTATTCATTGCTGGAGGAGCTTTCGACGGAATTAAAGAAATTATCGAGCGAAGAATGAACAAGCAGGCGATTGGCTTCAGCTCGGAAAAAATAAATAAAGTAGACGAAAATGAGTATGTATTAAGAAATATCAATGCAATAGATTTAAGATCTTTTGGATTGATTCCTGAGCTTTTGGGAAGGTTTCCTATTATTACTTATCTGGAAAAGCTTACCAAAGAAACAATGGTGAGAATCATGCAGGAACCTAAGAATTCTATTGTAAACCAGTTTGTTGAACTATTTAAAATGGATGGCATTCAACTTACCTTTACCGATGAGGCTGTAGAAAAAATTGTGGAAGAAACAATGGAAAAAGGATTGGGTGCAAGAGGTTTAAGAGGGACTACTGAAAAAGTGCTTGAGGACTATATGTTTGAAATAGGCGAGCAAAAGGAAATCATATTAACTGCGGATAATATTTTGGTAACTAAATGA
- a CDS encoding signal peptidase: MKKSILRLLSFTYLLFSGLLFAENEVPAPPTARPGGSGGDTGTPGAQASPIDMYICLLAIVAILTIVYFAKKYKSQKI; encoded by the coding sequence ATGAAAAAAAGTATATTACGTTTACTAAGTTTTACATATTTGTTATTTAGTGGATTATTGTTCGCTGAAAATGAAGTGCCTGCTCCACCTACAGCTAGACCGGGAGGAAGCGGAGGTGATACTGGAACTCCTGGAGCCCAAGCATCTCCAATTGATATGTATATTTGTCTCCTGGCAATAGTTGCAATTCTGACAATTGTTTACTTTGCTAAGAAATACAAAAGCCAAAAAATATAA
- the dtd gene encoding D-aminoacyl-tRNA deacylase yields the protein MKVVIQRVSESSVKVDGKVVGEIGKGLMLLVGIDENDERTDADWIVQKILNLRIFGDEDDKLNLSVQDIKGEILCISQFTLISDYKKGNRPSFIKAAKPDKAIPLFEYFKEQISKSGLKTESGIFGADMKVSLINDGPVTIVMDSITKA from the coding sequence ATGAAAGTGGTTATACAGAGAGTTTCCGAATCCAGTGTAAAAGTAGACGGAAAAGTTGTGGGTGAAATTGGAAAGGGATTAATGCTGTTGGTAGGAATTGATGAAAATGATGAAAGAACAGATGCAGACTGGATCGTTCAGAAAATTTTAAATCTCAGAATTTTCGGGGATGAAGATGACAAACTCAATCTTTCTGTTCAGGATATCAAAGGTGAAATTTTATGTATAAGCCAGTTTACCTTAATTTCCGATTACAAAAAGGGAAACCGCCCTTCTTTCATTAAAGCGGCAAAACCGGACAAAGCGATTCCTCTTTTTGAATATTTTAAAGAACAGATTTCAAAATCCGGGCTCAAAACTGAAAGCGGAATTTTCGGAGCAGACATGAAAGTTTCATTAATCAACGACGGACCTGTAACGATTGTTATGGATTCCATCACGAAAGCTTAA